A window of Metabacillus sp. B2-18 contains these coding sequences:
- the def gene encoding peptide deformylase, translated as MAVKQIVMFPDEVLERPCDKVTVFDKKLTKLLGDMYDTMIENDGVGLAAPQIGISQQIAIVDIDDHHGTIELINPEIIEQRGKQTGPEGCLSFPGLFGEVSRADYVKVRTYNRKGKVKVIEAEGFLARAIQHEMDHLEGILFTSKVEKYLEEEDLESAEG; from the coding sequence TTGGCTGTAAAACAGATTGTTATGTTTCCGGATGAAGTATTAGAAAGGCCGTGTGACAAAGTAACAGTTTTTGATAAAAAATTAACAAAGCTCTTAGGTGATATGTACGATACCATGATAGAAAATGATGGGGTAGGTTTAGCTGCACCACAGATAGGCATTTCTCAACAAATTGCGATTGTTGATATAGATGATCACCACGGGACAATCGAGTTAATTAATCCTGAAATAATAGAGCAACGCGGGAAGCAGACAGGTCCTGAAGGATGTTTAAGCTTTCCAGGTTTATTTGGCGAAGTAAGCCGGGCAGATTATGTGAAAGTTCGTACATATAATCGTAAAGGAAAAGTGAAAGTAATCGAGGCTGAAGGGTTCCTTGCTCGTGCCATTCAACACGAAATGGATCACTTAGAAGGAATTTTATTTACATCAAAAGTAGAAAAGTATTTAGAAGAAGAAGATCTTGAAAGTGCGGAAGGATGA
- the fmt gene encoding methionyl-tRNA formyltransferase gives MTKIVFMGTPDFSVPVLRRLVEEGYNVVGVVTQPDRPKGRKKTLTPPPVKVEAEKHNIKVLQPEKIRHEVETVLELEPDLIVTAAFGQILPKELLEAPKHGCINVHASLLPELRGGAPIHYSILQGKTKTGITIMYMAEKLDAGDILTQAEVEIDEKDTVGTLHDKLSEVGVKLLIDTIPPLLEGKIVPQKQDDSKATFASNIKREQEMIDWTKPGEEIYNQIRGLNPWPVAFTSFQNQPLKIWWSEKVVNKNESTPGTIIGFDQDGIVVATGNDTAIKITELQPSGKKRMRGEDYLRGTTMTVGEKLGDEDEKQNDRT, from the coding sequence ATGACAAAAATTGTTTTTATGGGAACACCTGATTTTTCTGTTCCGGTTTTAAGAAGACTGGTTGAAGAGGGCTATAATGTTGTAGGAGTTGTTACTCAACCTGATCGGCCAAAAGGAAGAAAGAAAACATTAACTCCTCCTCCTGTTAAAGTTGAAGCTGAGAAACATAATATTAAGGTTCTTCAACCAGAAAAAATTCGTCATGAAGTTGAAACTGTTTTGGAATTGGAACCAGATTTAATTGTAACAGCTGCTTTTGGTCAAATTTTACCTAAAGAGCTCTTAGAAGCCCCTAAACATGGATGTATTAATGTTCATGCTTCACTATTACCAGAATTAAGAGGTGGAGCACCAATTCATTATTCGATCTTACAAGGGAAAACTAAAACAGGTATTACCATCATGTATATGGCTGAAAAGCTGGATGCTGGAGATATTTTAACACAAGCTGAAGTTGAAATTGATGAAAAAGATACAGTAGGTACTCTCCATGACAAGCTTAGTGAAGTAGGAGTTAAGCTCTTAATAGATACTATTCCACCATTATTAGAAGGGAAAATAGTACCGCAAAAGCAGGATGATTCTAAAGCTACTTTTGCTTCTAATATTAAACGGGAACAAGAAATGATTGATTGGACGAAGCCTGGAGAGGAAATATATAACCAAATAAGAGGACTTAACCCATGGCCTGTTGCGTTTACTAGCTTTCAAAATCAACCACTAAAAATATGGTGGAGTGAGAAGGTCGTAAATAAAAATGAATCTACTCCAGGAACGATTATTGGATTTGACCAAGATGGGATTGTTGTTGCAACAGGAAATGATACTGCGATAAAAATAACGGAGTTACAACCTTCAGGTAAAAAAAGAATGCGTGGGGAAGATTATTTAAGAGGTACCACAATGACAGTTGGTGAGAAATTAGGCGATGAAGATGAAAAACAAAATGACCGTACGTGA